The proteins below come from a single Crossiella sp. CA-258035 genomic window:
- a CDS encoding TetR/AcrR family transcriptional regulator translates to MRADAQRNREKLLKCAVRLFSERGPEATLDAVAKAAGVGIGTLYRHFPTREALIEAAYRNELAQVCAAAADLLAELPPERALRTWMDRFLDYWTTKHGMSDALNAVIASGADPYEQSRDSLVSAVQLLLAPAAESGALRTDVPAEDVLLGIAGVALVAGATDQRDAASRLLDLLMDGLRYRP, encoded by the coding sequence ATGCGCGCGGACGCCCAGCGCAACCGGGAGAAGCTGCTCAAGTGCGCGGTCCGGCTGTTCTCCGAACGCGGTCCTGAGGCCACCCTGGACGCGGTGGCCAAGGCAGCGGGTGTCGGCATCGGCACGCTCTACCGGCACTTCCCGACCAGGGAGGCGCTGATCGAGGCCGCCTACCGCAACGAGCTGGCCCAGGTGTGCGCGGCCGCGGCCGACCTGCTCGCCGAGCTGCCGCCGGAGCGGGCGCTGCGCACCTGGATGGACCGGTTCCTGGACTACTGGACCACCAAGCACGGCATGTCCGACGCGCTCAACGCGGTGATCGCCAGCGGCGCGGACCCCTACGAGCAGAGCCGCGACTCACTGGTCTCGGCCGTCCAGTTGCTGCTCGCCCCGGCCGCCGAGTCCGGCGCGCTGCGCACCGACGTGCCTGCCGAGGACGTGCTGCTGGGCATCGCCGGCGTGGCGCTGGTCGCGGGTGCCACGGATCAGCGCGACGCCGCGAGCCGCCTGCTCGACCTGCTGATGGACGGCCTGCGCTACCGCCCCTAG
- a CDS encoding MFS transporter: MPIEPYRRLFALPGVRSLVVVTLLARTPIAAGPIVLNLHVLQDLGQSYTWAALVTLAVTVGLAVGSPLLGRMVDSVGLRPVVVLTTVVEGVFWFASPWLGLTGLLATALFGGLFALPVHSISRQAMAALVPEEQRRTAFSLDSMVVEGAFMAGPALGVLVVTTVSGHVAMVGIGACIVLAGAGLFLLNPVMRGPDSVATGPRPPRSSWLTARMVAVLVASSGAVLVLAGSDLAIIGVLREAGELPWTSAVIPIWCLASLVGGFVYGSLKRSYPSLVLMGLLGLCTIPVALADTWWLIALMIIPAGLLCAPTIAATSEEVSKLAPESVRGEALGLHGSALTTGTALGAPLAGAAIDLFGPPWGFAAVGGAGLLAAVIAFVLFRASAKRTAAKVSI; the protein is encoded by the coding sequence GTGCCGATCGAGCCCTACCGCCGTCTGTTCGCGCTGCCCGGTGTCCGTTCCCTGGTCGTTGTCACCCTGCTGGCCAGGACCCCGATCGCGGCAGGGCCAATCGTGTTGAACCTGCACGTGTTGCAGGACCTCGGCCAGAGCTACACCTGGGCCGCGCTGGTGACGCTGGCGGTGACCGTCGGGCTGGCGGTGGGCTCGCCGCTGCTGGGCCGGATGGTGGACTCGGTCGGGCTGCGCCCGGTGGTGGTGCTGACCACGGTGGTAGAGGGCGTGTTCTGGTTCGCCAGCCCGTGGCTGGGCCTGACCGGGCTGCTGGCCACGGCCCTGTTCGGCGGCCTGTTCGCGCTGCCGGTGCACTCGATCTCCCGGCAGGCGATGGCCGCCCTGGTGCCGGAGGAGCAGCGGCGGACCGCGTTCTCGCTGGACTCGATGGTGGTCGAGGGCGCGTTCATGGCCGGTCCCGCGCTCGGTGTGCTGGTGGTGACCACGGTGTCCGGGCACGTGGCGATGGTCGGCATCGGCGCCTGCATCGTGCTGGCCGGGGCCGGGCTGTTCCTGCTCAACCCGGTCATGCGCGGCCCGGACTCGGTGGCCACCGGCCCGCGGCCGCCGCGTTCCAGCTGGCTGACCGCCCGGATGGTCGCGGTGCTGGTCGCCTCCTCGGGCGCGGTGCTGGTGCTGGCCGGCAGCGACCTGGCCATCATCGGCGTGCTGCGCGAGGCCGGTGAGCTGCCGTGGACCAGCGCGGTGATCCCGATCTGGTGCCTGGCCTCGCTGGTCGGCGGGTTCGTCTACGGCTCGCTGAAGCGGTCCTACCCGTCACTGGTGCTGATGGGCCTGCTCGGCCTGTGCACCATCCCGGTGGCGCTGGCCGACACCTGGTGGCTGATCGCCCTGATGATCATCCCGGCCGGACTGCTCTGCGCGCCGACCATCGCGGCCACCTCCGAGGAGGTCAGCAAGCTGGCCCCGGAGTCGGTGCGCGGCGAGGCGCTCGGCCTGCACGGCTCGGCGCTGACCACCGGCACCGCGCTGGGCGCGCCGCTGGCCGGGGCGGCGATCGACCTGTTCGGGCCGCCATGGGGCTTCGCCGCGGTGGGCGGGGCCGGGCTGCTCGCGGCGGTCATCGCCTTCGTGCTCTTCCGCGCCTCGGCGAAACGGACCGCGGCGAAGGTCTCGATCTAG
- a CDS encoding Fur family transcriptional regulator: protein MVNPETPARDQLRSAGLRVTQPRIAVLEWLAGHPHSTAEQVATAARARLGAVSTQAIYDVLSACTSAGLLRRIEPAGHPARFETRTGDNHHHLVCRQCGRTEDVDCLRGDKPCLDPGDTAGFAVDEAEVVFWGRCRNCR, encoded by the coding sequence GTGGTGAACCCCGAGACCCCCGCCCGCGACCAGCTCCGCTCGGCCGGACTCCGGGTCACCCAGCCGCGGATCGCGGTGCTCGAATGGCTCGCCGGACACCCGCACTCCACCGCCGAGCAGGTCGCCACCGCGGCGCGGGCCCGGCTCGGCGCGGTGTCCACCCAGGCGATCTACGACGTGCTCAGCGCCTGCACCTCGGCCGGCCTGCTGCGCCGGATCGAACCGGCCGGGCACCCGGCCCGGTTCGAGACCAGGACCGGGGACAACCACCACCACCTGGTGTGCCGCCAGTGCGGGCGCACCGAGGACGTGGACTGCCTGCGCGGGGACAAGCCCTGCCTGGACCCCGGGGACACCGCGGGCTTCGCCGTGGACGAGGCCGAGGTCGTGTTCTGGGGCCGGTGCCGGAACTGCCGGTAG
- a CDS encoding LiaF domain-containing protein gives MTLPGQDPLEDTKRATQTALERAVGEGRLTLEEFAARADTVWRADTPAEIASAVADLPAPVAPALPATEGAVKVSISSIFDDVRRSGRFTLRSGTKVSAVFGDAKVDLRQAVISEPVVELTVFSCFGDVVVTVPKGVRVEVDGSVVFGSERVELSAEPPLPGSPLIRLHARSIFGDVKVRDQHWTERVKGWLDRLA, from the coding sequence GTGACACTGCCCGGTCAGGACCCGTTAGAGGACACCAAACGCGCCACCCAGACCGCGCTGGAACGCGCGGTGGGCGAGGGCAGGCTGACCCTGGAGGAGTTCGCCGCGCGCGCCGACACGGTGTGGCGCGCGGACACCCCGGCCGAGATCGCCAGCGCGGTGGCCGACCTGCCCGCGCCAGTCGCCCCTGCCCTGCCCGCCACCGAGGGCGCGGTCAAGGTCAGCATCAGCTCGATCTTCGACGACGTGCGCCGCAGCGGCCGGTTCACCCTGCGCTCGGGCACCAAGGTCAGCGCGGTCTTCGGGGACGCCAAGGTGGACCTGCGGCAGGCCGTGATCAGCGAGCCGGTGGTGGAGCTGACCGTGTTCAGCTGCTTCGGCGACGTGGTGGTCACCGTGCCCAAGGGCGTCCGGGTGGAGGTCGACGGCTCGGTGGTCTTCGGCTCGGAGCGGGTCGAGCTCTCCGCCGAACCGCCGCTGCCGGGCAGCCCGCTGATCCGCCTGCACGCGCGTTCGATCTTCGGCGATGTCAAGGTGCGCGACCAGCACTGGACCGAGCGGGTGAAGGGCTGGCTGGACCGGCTCGCTTGA
- a CDS encoding NAD(P)H-dependent oxidoreductase, which yields MTVTVVGIGGSLRADSQSQRALDLVLAGAREAGAKTVAFTGPELVLPFYDPAVPERPEHAVRMVEALRAADGVVLVSPGYHGTVSGLVKNTLDYIEDLRGDERPYLDGRAVGCVATAMGWQAAVTTLTALRSIVHALRGWPTPLGAALNSREVRFDPEGGCTDTQVSETLRTIGQQVAEFALRGRHQPEGRPDVLLRADED from the coding sequence ATGACGGTCACCGTGGTGGGCATCGGCGGGTCGCTGCGCGCGGACTCGCAGTCGCAGCGCGCGCTGGACCTGGTACTGGCCGGGGCCCGCGAGGCAGGTGCGAAGACGGTCGCCTTCACCGGCCCCGAACTGGTGCTGCCCTTCTACGACCCGGCGGTGCCCGAACGCCCTGAGCACGCGGTCCGGATGGTGGAGGCGCTGCGCGCGGCCGACGGCGTGGTGCTGGTCTCGCCCGGCTACCACGGCACGGTCTCCGGCCTGGTGAAGAACACCCTGGACTACATCGAGGACCTGCGCGGCGACGAGCGCCCGTACCTGGACGGCCGTGCGGTCGGCTGCGTGGCCACCGCGATGGGCTGGCAGGCCGCGGTCACCACGCTCACCGCGCTGCGCTCCATCGTGCACGCGCTGCGCGGCTGGCCCACCCCGCTGGGCGCCGCGCTCAACTCCCGCGAGGTGCGCTTCGACCCCGAGGGCGGCTGCACGGACACCCAGGTCAGCGAGACCCTGCGCACCATCGGCCAGCAGGTGGCCGAGTTCGCGCTGCGCGGCAGGCATCAGCCTGAGGGCCGACCTGACGTGCTACTCCGTGCCGATGAGGACTGA
- a CDS encoding LiaF domain-containing protein yields MTEPSAIPAVPAGPELDGVRDRAQATLERAVGEGRLTLDEFTDKVDLVLRAGSEAEVNAVLGQLPAPVTAPAAKVVSRQSVFDDVSRSGRFALPTGATVSSFFGDVELDLRHAVITDPVVEVRTWTWFGDIVVTVPEGVEVEVRSGLVFGDEEVELADVPPVPGAPKIRIKAWTTFGDVRVASQAG; encoded by the coding sequence GTGACTGAGCCAAGCGCCATCCCCGCCGTACCGGCCGGACCGGAGCTCGACGGTGTCCGCGACCGCGCCCAGGCCACGCTGGAACGCGCGGTCGGCGAGGGCAGGCTGACCCTGGACGAGTTCACCGACAAGGTCGACCTGGTGCTGCGTGCCGGGTCCGAGGCCGAGGTCAACGCCGTGCTCGGCCAGCTGCCCGCCCCGGTCACCGCGCCCGCGGCCAAGGTGGTCAGCCGCCAGTCCGTCTTCGACGACGTCTCCCGCAGCGGCCGCTTCGCGCTGCCCACCGGGGCCACCGTGTCCTCCTTCTTCGGCGACGTCGAGCTGGACCTGCGGCACGCGGTGATCACCGACCCGGTGGTGGAGGTGCGCACCTGGACCTGGTTCGGCGACATCGTGGTCACCGTGCCGGAAGGGGTCGAGGTGGAGGTCAGGAGCGGCCTGGTCTTCGGCGACGAGGAGGTCGAGCTGGCCGACGTGCCGCCGGTGCCCGGCGCGCCCAAGATCCGGATCAAGGCCTGGACCACCTTCGGCGACGTGCGGGTGGCCAGCCAGGCGGGGTGA
- a CDS encoding DNA starvation/stationary phase protection protein, with amino-acid sequence MTTSPIKSPLGPAERDATGAVLQAALVDLIDLSLIAKQAHWNVVGRQFRDVHLQLDELVAAARNYTDQVAERASAIGVSPDGRVATVAETSGVPAFPDGWKKDTDVIGAIVTTLDTLIQRMRARIDATDKTDLVTQDLFIEITGKLEEAHWMWQAQLA; translated from the coding sequence ATGACCACCAGCCCGATCAAGAGCCCGCTCGGCCCCGCCGAACGCGATGCCACCGGGGCCGTGCTGCAGGCGGCACTGGTCGACCTGATCGACCTGTCGCTGATCGCCAAGCAGGCGCACTGGAACGTGGTCGGCCGCCAGTTCCGCGACGTGCACCTCCAGCTGGACGAGCTGGTCGCCGCCGCCAGGAACTACACCGACCAGGTCGCCGAGCGCGCCTCCGCGATCGGCGTCTCCCCGGACGGCCGGGTGGCCACCGTGGCCGAGACCTCCGGTGTGCCCGCCTTCCCGGACGGCTGGAAGAAGGACACCGACGTCATCGGCGCGATCGTGACCACCCTGGACACCCTCATCCAGCGGATGCGCGCCCGGATCGACGCCACTGACAAGACCGACCTGGTCACCCAGGACCTGTTCATCGAGATCACCGGCAAGCTGGAGGAAGCGCACTGGATGTGGCAGGCCCAGCTCGCCTGA
- a CDS encoding prolyl oligopeptidase family serine peptidase codes for MSQHPTAQVPDQLFPDPVAEARWRARFAAPRVSRPGWAEDAPQRSLYLSNLGGVWEVYAWDRDSDTHRQVTNRKNGTTSATLTPDGEHIWWFADTDGDEFGHWVSEPYGGGAAPVPALPGTPDAYPAGLALGNRVVALGTATDDGTTIWISRDGGPSEVVYQNEHDGGVGSLAKDETFLVISHSEHGDSRHPALRVLRTDDGSTVAEKWDGKGKGLDALAFSPVPGDQRVLILHERRGKEELLLWDVEADTEVELSIDLPGEIVGDWYPDGSALLISHTYQARNTLHRYDLTTGELSTVDTARGVVSSAEVRPDGTVEYSWSFSGQPPAVRAIGPDGVDRVLLEPQGERAPESVPLDDAFVEGPGGTVHALVARPEGEGPFPTVFDLHGGPHSADEDRFSAYRAAWVDAGFAVVHVNYRGSTGYGSVWRDAIEGRPGLTELEDVAAVHAWAVGSGLADPAKCVVAGGSWGGFLTLLAVGTQPELWAAGVASVPVADYVAAYEDEMEPLRAYDRALFGGSPEELPERYEASSPITYVDKVTAPVLVLAGENDPRCPIRQIENYLDRLAERGAEYRVYRYNAGHGSLVIAETTRQTAAEIDFARQVLAAG; via the coding sequence GTGAGCCAGCATCCGACCGCACAGGTCCCCGACCAGCTCTTCCCCGATCCGGTGGCCGAGGCGAGGTGGCGAGCCCGGTTCGCGGCGCCCAGGGTGTCGCGGCCGGGCTGGGCCGAGGACGCGCCGCAGCGCAGCCTCTACCTCTCCAACCTCGGCGGCGTGTGGGAGGTCTACGCCTGGGACCGGGACAGCGACACGCACCGGCAGGTGACCAACCGCAAGAACGGGACCACCAGCGCCACGCTCACCCCCGACGGCGAGCACATCTGGTGGTTCGCCGACACCGACGGCGACGAGTTCGGCCACTGGGTCAGCGAGCCCTACGGCGGTGGCGCGGCGCCGGTGCCCGCGCTGCCCGGCACCCCGGACGCCTACCCGGCCGGGCTGGCCCTGGGCAACCGGGTGGTGGCCCTGGGCACCGCGACCGACGACGGCACCACCATCTGGATCTCCAGGGACGGCGGGCCGTCGGAGGTCGTGTACCAGAACGAGCACGACGGCGGGGTGGGCTCGCTGGCCAAGGACGAGACGTTCCTGGTCATCTCGCACTCCGAGCACGGCGACTCCCGGCACCCGGCGCTGCGCGTGCTGCGCACCGACGACGGCAGCACGGTGGCGGAGAAGTGGGACGGCAAGGGCAAGGGCCTGGACGCGCTGGCCTTCAGCCCGGTGCCCGGCGACCAGCGGGTGCTGATCCTGCACGAACGGCGCGGCAAGGAAGAGCTGCTGCTGTGGGATGTCGAGGCCGACACCGAGGTCGAGCTGAGCATCGACCTGCCGGGTGAGATCGTCGGCGACTGGTACCCCGACGGCAGCGCGTTGCTGATCTCGCACACCTACCAGGCCCGCAACACCCTGCACCGCTACGACCTGACCACCGGCGAACTGTCCACTGTGGACACTGCTCGGGGCGTGGTCAGCTCGGCCGAGGTGCGCCCGGACGGCACCGTGGAGTACTCCTGGTCCTTCTCCGGTCAGCCGCCGGCGGTGCGCGCGATCGGGCCGGACGGCGTGGACCGGGTGCTGCTGGAGCCGCAGGGTGAGCGGGCCCCGGAGAGCGTGCCGCTGGACGACGCGTTCGTGGAGGGTCCCGGCGGCACGGTGCACGCGCTGGTGGCCCGGCCCGAGGGCGAGGGGCCGTTCCCGACCGTGTTCGACCTGCACGGCGGGCCGCACTCGGCGGATGAGGACCGGTTCTCCGCCTACCGCGCGGCCTGGGTGGACGCCGGGTTCGCGGTGGTGCACGTCAACTACCGCGGCTCCACCGGCTACGGCTCGGTGTGGCGGGACGCGATCGAGGGCAGGCCGGGCCTGACCGAGCTGGAGGACGTGGCCGCGGTGCACGCCTGGGCGGTGGGCTCCGGCCTGGCCGACCCGGCCAAGTGCGTGGTCGCGGGTGGCTCCTGGGGCGGGTTCCTGACCCTGCTGGCCGTGGGCACCCAGCCCGAGCTGTGGGCGGCCGGGGTGGCCAGCGTGCCGGTGGCGGACTACGTGGCCGCCTACGAGGACGAGATGGAGCCGCTGCGGGCCTACGACCGGGCGCTGTTCGGCGGCTCGCCGGAGGAGCTGCCGGAGCGCTACGAGGCGTCCTCGCCGATCACCTACGTGGACAAGGTGACCGCGCCGGTGCTCGTGCTGGCCGGGGAGAACGACCCGCGCTGCCCGATCCGGCAGATCGAGAACTACCTGGACCGGCTGGCCGAGCGGGGCGCGGAGTACCGGGTCTACCGGTACAACGCAGGCCACGGCTCGCTGGTGATCGCCGAGACCACCAGGCAGACCGCGGCCGAGATCGACTTCGCCAGGCAGGTGCTGGCCGCCGGGTGA
- a CDS encoding penicillin acylase family protein: MRRGLVLGAVVTALASTVLVTPASAEPELALRDGQRYAAVIQRTEYGVPHITGVDMGSAGYGFGYAYAQDNLCLMADYVTTLAGERAAHFGPDGRVNTGAGSFTNLESDLYFRASNDTGRLERLLAAPGGPSAEARETVRGYVAGFNRRLRETGVERLPDPTCRGKGWVRPLTELDVWRNVYDTSQLTGVSSFAGQIANAKPPVGQGSPGVPAAAEMQPVGSNAWGLGRAATRDGSGMLLANPHFPWAGPKRLYQAQLTVPGKLNVAGAALSGLPMIAMGHNESMAWTHTVSFARRFTLFELELAPGDPTSYVVDGKTEPMTRQAVRVQVRGADGALSTVERVLYRSRYGPVLADGWTAGSAFAVRGSNEDNVRAVDQELALGRAKDVAGVRAALHRVQGSPFINTIAADSKGESYYTDASLVPHVTDEHAQRCVDTPAGRAAYPHRVILNGSRAECGWGSDPDAVTPGVFGPKQQPAQQRADYVHNSNESAWLTNATAPLTGYPRMYGEQAGPRSPRDRLSHLMVEQRRNGTDGFGPAGFDLPSLQQTMLGNRTLTGELFRDAVVGLIEANPVLTASDGAQVDVRAAGAVLAKWDLKMDTGSQGSVLWREVYAGIVPLRNKFAVPFDPKDPVRTPHTLNTAEPKVKTAIADGVQRLTGLGLPLTLELGKAQRDIPSRKLLPIQGCTGFEGCFNVTEPTTTKLGADGTYGKVEMGSSFIMAVQLGKNGPRTQTVLTYSQAADPTSPHHFDQTELYVRKGWVPERFTRTEILKAPGLRTDVIVE; encoded by the coding sequence ATGCGAAGAGGACTTGTACTGGGGGCGGTTGTCACCGCGCTGGCGAGCACCGTGCTGGTGACGCCCGCGTCGGCGGAACCGGAGCTGGCTTTGCGGGATGGGCAGCGGTATGCGGCGGTGATCCAGCGGACCGAGTACGGGGTGCCGCACATCACCGGGGTGGACATGGGGTCGGCGGGTTACGGGTTCGGTTACGCCTATGCGCAGGACAACCTGTGCCTGATGGCGGACTACGTGACCACGCTGGCCGGGGAGCGGGCGGCGCACTTCGGGCCCGATGGGCGGGTGAACACCGGGGCCGGGAGCTTCACCAACCTGGAGAGCGACCTCTACTTCCGGGCGTCCAACGACACCGGGCGGCTGGAACGGCTGCTGGCAGCGCCGGGTGGGCCGTCGGCGGAGGCCAGGGAGACCGTGCGCGGGTACGTGGCCGGGTTCAACCGGCGGTTGCGGGAGACCGGGGTGGAGCGGTTGCCGGATCCGACCTGCCGGGGCAAGGGATGGGTGCGGCCGCTGACCGAGCTGGATGTGTGGCGCAACGTCTACGACACCAGCCAGCTGACCGGGGTGTCCTCCTTCGCCGGGCAGATCGCGAACGCGAAACCGCCTGTGGGCCAAGGGAGTCCGGGGGTGCCCGCGGCTGCGGAGATGCAGCCGGTGGGCAGCAACGCGTGGGGGCTGGGGCGGGCGGCGACCCGGGACGGCAGCGGGATGTTGCTGGCCAACCCGCACTTCCCGTGGGCCGGGCCGAAACGGCTGTACCAGGCGCAATTGACGGTGCCGGGCAAGCTCAACGTGGCCGGGGCGGCGTTGAGCGGGTTGCCGATGATCGCGATGGGGCACAACGAGTCCATGGCGTGGACGCACACCGTGTCCTTCGCCAGGCGGTTCACCCTGTTCGAGCTGGAGCTGGCGCCCGGTGACCCCACTTCCTATGTGGTGGACGGGAAAACAGAGCCGATGACCCGGCAGGCCGTGCGGGTCCAGGTGCGTGGCGCGGATGGTGCGCTGTCCACTGTGGAGCGTGTGCTGTACCGGTCGCGGTACGGGCCGGTGCTGGCCGACGGGTGGACCGCCGGGTCGGCCTTCGCGGTGCGCGGGTCCAATGAGGACAACGTGCGCGCGGTGGACCAGGAGCTGGCGCTGGGCCGGGCCAAGGACGTGGCCGGGGTGCGGGCGGCGCTGCACCGGGTTCAGGGGTCCCCGTTCATCAACACCATCGCCGCGGACAGCAAGGGCGAGAGCTACTACACCGACGCCTCGCTGGTGCCGCACGTCACCGACGAGCACGCCCAGCGATGCGTGGACACCCCGGCGGGGCGGGCCGCCTATCCCCACCGGGTGATCCTCAACGGCTCGCGGGCCGAGTGCGGCTGGGGCAGTGACCCGGACGCGGTGACGCCCGGGGTGTTCGGGCCGAAGCAGCAGCCCGCGCAGCAGCGTGCGGACTACGTGCACAACTCCAACGAGTCGGCCTGGCTGACCAACGCCACCGCGCCGCTGACCGGCTACCCGCGGATGTACGGCGAGCAGGCGGGCCCCCGCTCGCCGCGGGACCGGCTGTCCCACCTGATGGTGGAGCAGCGGCGCAACGGCACGGACGGGTTCGGTCCGGCCGGGTTCGACCTGCCGAGCCTGCAGCAGACCATGCTGGGCAACCGGACGCTCACCGGTGAGCTGTTCCGGGACGCGGTGGTCGGGCTGATCGAGGCCAACCCGGTGCTGACCGCCTCCGACGGCGCCCAGGTGGACGTGCGCGCGGCCGGGGCGGTGCTGGCCAAGTGGGATCTGAAGATGGACACCGGCAGCCAAGGCTCGGTGCTGTGGCGGGAGGTCTACGCGGGGATCGTGCCGCTGCGGAACAAGTTCGCGGTGCCGTTCGACCCGAAGGACCCGGTGCGCACCCCGCACACGCTCAACACCGCCGAACCCAAGGTCAAGACGGCCATCGCGGACGGGGTGCAGCGGCTGACCGGGCTCGGCCTGCCGCTGACGCTGGAGCTCGGCAAGGCGCAGCGGGACATCCCCTCGCGCAAGCTGCTGCCGATCCAGGGCTGCACCGGCTTCGAGGGCTGCTTCAACGTGACCGAGCCGACCACCACCAAGCTCGGGGCGGACGGCACGTACGGCAAGGTTGAGATGGGGTCCAGCTTCATCATGGCTGTTCAGCTGGGCAAGAACGGGCCGCGCACGCAGACCGTGCTGACCTACTCGCAGGCGGCGGACCCCACCTCGCCGCACCACTTCGACCAGACCGAGCTGTACGTGCGCAAGGGCTGGGTGCCGGAGCGGTTCACGCGAACGGAGATCCTGAAGGCGCCGGGGCTGCGGACCGACGTCATCGTGGAGTAG
- a CDS encoding metallophosphoesterase has translation MGRILLGTAALGGAALGYATAIERRMWTLRHATLPVLSDNARPLRLLHVSDLHMLPGQQSKQRWVAALAELEPDLVVNTGDNLAHPKAVPAVLRALGPLLDLPGLFVWGSNDYYGPRPKNPARYLLPSSKTKRVHGVPLPWRDLRAALTERGWQDLTHVRRNLTIAGLSIQAAGVDDPHLHRDQYSEIAGRPDHHTDLRLGLTHSPEPHVLDAFAEDGYDLVMAGHTHGGQLCVPGYGALVTNCGLDRSRVKGASRWGERTWLHVSAGLGTSPYAPARFACPPEASLLTLVPRSAETDPSLLRAGGNPRFGVRANIR, from the coding sequence CTGGGTCGGATCCTGCTCGGCACGGCGGCACTCGGCGGCGCGGCACTCGGCTACGCCACCGCGATCGAACGGCGCATGTGGACGCTACGGCACGCGACGCTGCCGGTGCTCTCCGACAACGCCCGCCCGCTACGCCTGCTGCACGTCTCCGACCTGCACATGCTGCCCGGCCAGCAGTCCAAGCAGCGCTGGGTGGCCGCACTGGCCGAGCTCGAGCCCGACCTGGTGGTCAACACCGGCGACAACCTGGCCCACCCCAAGGCGGTGCCCGCGGTGCTGCGCGCGCTGGGCCCGCTGCTGGACCTGCCCGGCCTGTTCGTCTGGGGCAGCAACGACTACTACGGGCCGAGGCCGAAGAACCCGGCCCGCTACCTGCTGCCCTCGAGCAAGACCAAGCGCGTGCACGGCGTCCCGCTGCCCTGGCGCGACCTGCGCGCCGCGCTGACCGAACGCGGCTGGCAGGACCTCACCCACGTCCGCCGGAACCTGACCATCGCCGGCCTGAGCATCCAGGCCGCCGGCGTGGACGACCCGCACCTGCACCGCGACCAGTACAGCGAGATCGCGGGCAGGCCGGACCACCACACCGACCTGCGCCTTGGCCTGACCCACTCGCCGGAACCGCACGTGCTGGACGCCTTCGCCGAGGACGGCTACGACCTGGTCATGGCCGGTCACACCCACGGCGGCCAGCTCTGCGTGCCTGGCTACGGCGCCCTGGTCACCAACTGCGGCCTGGACCGCTCCAGGGTCAAGGGCGCCTCCCGCTGGGGCGAGCGCACCTGGCTGCACGTCTCGGCCGGTCTGGGCACCTCGCCGTACGCGCCCGCGCGGTTCGCCTGCCCACCGGAGGCGAGCCTGTTGACGCTGGTGCCGCGGTCGGCGGAGACCGACCCGAGCCTGCTCAGGGCCGGTGGGAACCCCCGATTCGGAGTACGGGCGAACATCCGCTAG
- a CDS encoding GatB/YqeY domain-containing protein yields the protein MAELKAKLQADLAAAIKQKETLVVASLRMALAAITTEEVSGKAARELTDDEVRKVLTREVKKRKEAAEAFAGAGRAEQAAAERAEGEVLSAYLPAQLTDEELTELVGQAVTELTAQLGEKPGPKQMGQVMKAANAKVAGRAEGGRVAALVKASLLG from the coding sequence ATGGCGGAGCTGAAGGCGAAACTACAGGCCGATCTGGCCGCGGCGATCAAGCAGAAGGAAACCCTGGTGGTGGCGTCGCTGCGGATGGCGCTCGCGGCGATCACCACCGAGGAGGTCTCCGGCAAGGCCGCCAGGGAGCTGACCGACGACGAGGTGCGCAAGGTGCTCACCCGCGAGGTGAAGAAGCGCAAGGAGGCCGCCGAGGCCTTCGCCGGCGCCGGGCGGGCCGAGCAGGCCGCCGCCGAGCGCGCCGAGGGCGAGGTGCTCTCGGCCTACCTGCCCGCGCAGCTCACCGACGAGGAGCTGACCGAGCTGGTCGGCCAGGCGGTGACCGAGCTCACCGCGCAGCTGGGCGAGAAGCCCGGCCCCAAGCAGATGGGCCAGGTCATGAAGGCGGCCAACGCGAAGGTGGCCGGCCGCGCCGAGGGCGGCCGGGTGGCCGCGCTGGTGAAGGCCAGCCTGCTCGGCTGA